In Paracoccus liaowanqingii, one DNA window encodes the following:
- a CDS encoding IS5 family transposase, which translates to MKPRPRAEEQDDLLRPRLTDMIDLRHELAKLAALIDWEFFETEWAGFFPSTTGRPATSPRLVAGLLYLQHAYRLSDEAVVARWVENPYYQHFTGETFFQHSPPIDPSSLTRWRKRIGEEGAEWLLTKTIEAGRRSGAVEDRSLSRVAVDTTVMEKNIAHPTDARLYETARGKLVALADEGGITLRQNYNRLAPRLAVRIGRYAHARQFKRMGRALKQLRGYTGRVLRDIRRQLDGIAEGSFRERVLDTLVLVGRLLHQTPKSRGKIYALHEPEVDCISKGKARKRYEFGTKVSLATTIDEGFVVGMRALPGNPYDGHTLPEALEQVAILTGRTPDLAVVDRGYRGHGMLETKVLISGTRRGLSPRLKALLRRRSAIEPEIGHMKTDGRLSRCPLKGTSGDAIFAVLCGCGHNIRKILAHLRALLALILTAIFRVIRTANGYLAHGQRCSA; encoded by the coding sequence ATGAAGCCTCGTCCGCGCGCTGAAGAGCAGGATGATCTCCTGCGTCCCCGCCTGACCGACATGATCGATCTGCGCCATGAACTGGCGAAACTGGCCGCGCTGATTGACTGGGAGTTCTTCGAGACCGAATGGGCAGGCTTCTTTCCTTCCACCACAGGGCGGCCGGCAACCTCGCCGCGGCTGGTGGCGGGCCTGCTGTATCTTCAGCACGCCTATCGGCTCTCTGACGAGGCCGTCGTCGCTCGTTGGGTTGAGAACCCCTACTACCAGCATTTTACCGGTGAGACGTTCTTCCAGCACAGCCCACCGATCGACCCATCCTCTCTGACTCGGTGGCGCAAGCGGATCGGCGAAGAAGGTGCGGAGTGGCTGCTGACCAAGACGATCGAGGCCGGGCGGAGATCAGGCGCGGTGGAGGATCGCAGCCTGTCGCGTGTCGCCGTGGATACGACGGTGATGGAAAAGAACATCGCCCACCCGACCGATGCCCGCCTGTATGAGACAGCACGCGGCAAGCTTGTCGCCCTCGCCGACGAAGGCGGGATCACGTTGCGGCAGAACTACAATCGTCTCGCGCCGCGCCTGGCGGTGCGGATCGGGCGCTACGCCCATGCCCGGCAGTTCAAACGCATGGGCAGGGCTCTGAAACAGCTGAGGGGATACACCGGTCGTGTCCTGCGGGATATTCGCCGGCAGTTGGACGGGATTGCGGAGGGGTCCTTCCGCGAACGGGTTCTGGACACTCTCGTGCTCGTCGGTCGTCTGCTCCATCAGACCCCCAAAAGCCGCGGCAAGATCTACGCCCTGCATGAGCCCGAGGTCGATTGCATCTCCAAGGGCAAGGCCCGCAAACGCTACGAGTTCGGCACCAAGGTCAGTCTGGCCACCACCATCGACGAGGGCTTCGTCGTGGGAATGCGTGCCTTGCCGGGAAATCCTTACGATGGCCACACTTTGCCCGAAGCCCTGGAGCAGGTGGCCATCCTGACTGGCAGGACCCCGGATCTGGCGGTCGTGGACCGCGGGTATCGCGGCCATGGGATGTTGGAAACGAAGGTCCTGATCAGCGGCACCCGCCGCGGCCTGTCGCCGAGGCTGAAAGCGCTGCTGAGGCGACGCAGCGCCATCGAGCCCGAGATCGGACACATGAAGACAGACGGACGTTTATCGCGCTGCCCACTGAAAGGCACGTCCGGGGACGCCATCTTCGCCGTGCTCTGCGGCTGCGGCCATAACATCCGCAAGATCCTGGCCCACCTCAGGGCTTTGTTGGCCCTCATTCTGACCGCCATCTTCCGAGTGATCAGGACAGCTAATGGCTATCTCGCCCACGGGCAGCGTTGTTCAGCCTGA
- a CDS encoding ATPase domain-containing protein, with protein sequence MSSESKNHERGRVPIRRLPTGVPGLDEILAGGLPEYSFNIVAGNPGGGKTTLAHQIMFANATPERPALYFTVLGEPAIKMLRYQQQFSFFDMTKLDGAIRFINLSHVVMEKDLGAVLDVIVKEVENSNAGMVFVDSFRTMLRSAQSDGSGMELPDFIQRLALHLTSWQVTSFLIGEYSEVEFRDNPVFTVADGLLWLNQSAERNSIVRKMQVIKMRGQNTVPGMHTFRITDDGVQTFPRTLGLTASSSVIKGGRRLATGVPGFDALLNGGVPEGDSMLLAGPSGSGKSMLASQFAAEGLCHGEPAVIVIFEELPKDYVRRAGKLGLDFVTPQEAGTLKIIYIRPLDLSVDETVHEVIAAVNDLGAKRVVLDSLVGFEMALAPEFRHEFRESLYRMIAALTRTGVTVVSTVEVQENFTSMGLSNYAISFLTDDIVRLRYVSIDGQMRKMLIVVKMRGGPHSIDMHEYTITDRGVVIGKPLRGYRGLTSGIPETWSWEARDQRAEHSTARARDQSDEEPPQGKAE encoded by the coding sequence ATGAGCAGTGAGAGCAAAAACCACGAGCGGGGCCGGGTGCCTATCCGACGCCTGCCAACTGGTGTCCCCGGCCTCGACGAAATCCTAGCCGGCGGGCTACCGGAATATTCGTTCAACATCGTCGCCGGCAATCCCGGTGGCGGCAAGACCACGCTGGCGCATCAGATCATGTTCGCCAATGCCACGCCTGAACGCCCGGCCCTCTATTTTACCGTGCTTGGCGAGCCAGCCATCAAAATGCTGCGCTATCAGCAGCAATTCTCATTCTTCGACATGACCAAGCTAGATGGTGCCATTCGCTTCATCAATCTCAGCCATGTCGTCATGGAGAAAGACCTCGGCGCGGTGCTTGATGTTATTGTCAAAGAGGTCGAAAATTCCAACGCTGGTATGGTTTTTGTTGACTCGTTCCGTACGATGCTGCGAAGCGCCCAAAGCGATGGCAGTGGGATGGAGCTACCGGACTTCATTCAGCGATTGGCGCTGCACCTCACCAGCTGGCAGGTCACCTCGTTCCTCATCGGCGAATATTCAGAGGTGGAGTTTCGAGACAACCCCGTATTCACTGTCGCCGACGGATTGTTGTGGCTCAACCAAAGCGCCGAACGTAACTCGATCGTGCGAAAGATGCAGGTCATCAAGATGCGCGGTCAGAATACCGTGCCTGGGATGCACACATTCCGCATCACGGACGATGGCGTGCAGACCTTCCCGCGGACGCTCGGGCTTACCGCGTCGTCGAGTGTCATCAAGGGCGGGCGGCGGCTTGCGACGGGTGTCCCTGGCTTCGATGCGCTGTTGAACGGCGGTGTTCCCGAGGGCGACAGTATGCTGCTGGCGGGGCCGTCCGGGTCAGGCAAGTCGATGCTGGCGTCACAATTCGCCGCCGAAGGCCTTTGTCACGGGGAGCCGGCAGTCATCGTCATCTTCGAAGAACTTCCAAAGGACTATGTTCGGAGGGCCGGTAAGCTTGGTCTCGACTTTGTAACCCCGCAAGAAGCGGGCACGCTCAAGATCATCTACATCCGTCCGTTGGACCTTTCCGTTGATGAAACTGTCCATGAAGTGATCGCTGCAGTGAACGACCTTGGCGCAAAACGCGTCGTGCTAGATTCACTTGTCGGCTTCGAAATGGCGCTGGCCCCGGAATTTCGGCACGAGTTCCGCGAATCGCTTTATCGGATGATCGCGGCGCTCACGCGGACGGGCGTGACGGTCGTGAGCACTGTGGAGGTTCAGGAAAACTTCACCTCGATGGGTCTGAGCAACTACGCGATATCGTTCCTGACGGATGACATCGTGCGACTGCGCTACGTCTCGATCGACGGACAGATGCGCAAGATGCTGATCGTGGTGAAAATGCGTGGCGGCCCTCACAGCATCGATATGCACGAATACACGATCACAGACCGGGGCGTGGTGATCGGCAAGCCGCTCAGGGGCTATCGCGGCCTCACCAGCGGCATCCCCGAGACTTGGTCCTGGGAAGCCCGCGATCAGCGAGCCGAGCATTCGACTGCCCGAGCGCGTGACCAGTCTGACGAAGAGCCGCCCCAAGGGAAAGCGGAATGA
- a CDS encoding sensor histidine kinase — protein MTDSAQDSEHDQLLRDMNAALLESSIRQHEMAEQAQRAEARMEVMVAELQHRTRNLIAVVSAIANRTMERTGPTEAFRTKFNERLQALGRVQGLLSRTQIEPITIGALIRMELDALGAEASDNRVTLAGPSVVLRDTIVQTMALAIHELVTNARKHGALAAEGRTLKVTWAVKQVDGATPSLVLEWVEEGFGQALEAESSMREGYGRELIERALPYALNATTSFELNRDGVRCTINLPLTNVSRLGDY, from the coding sequence ATGACCGATTCTGCGCAGGATAGCGAGCACGATCAGCTCCTGCGCGACATGAATGCTGCGCTGTTGGAATCTTCAATTCGTCAACACGAGATGGCCGAACAGGCTCAACGTGCCGAGGCGAGGATGGAGGTGATGGTTGCGGAGCTCCAGCACCGCACCCGCAATCTCATCGCCGTGGTGAGCGCGATCGCGAACCGGACGATGGAGCGGACGGGTCCGACTGAGGCCTTCCGCACAAAATTCAACGAGCGCTTGCAGGCACTCGGGCGCGTGCAAGGTCTGCTGTCCCGCACCCAGATCGAGCCGATCACCATCGGCGCGCTGATCCGCATGGAGCTAGACGCACTTGGGGCCGAAGCTTCTGACAATCGGGTCACGCTTGCTGGTCCCAGTGTCGTGCTTCGGGACACTATCGTGCAGACCATGGCGCTTGCGATACACGAGCTCGTCACCAACGCTCGCAAACACGGAGCGCTAGCAGCCGAAGGCCGAACCCTGAAGGTCACTTGGGCCGTAAAGCAGGTAGATGGCGCGACCCCCAGCCTTGTTTTGGAGTGGGTTGAGGAGGGTTTTGGTCAGGCGCTGGAAGCGGAGAGCAGCATGCGAGAGGGGTATGGCCGCGAGCTCATCGAGCGCGCGCTTCCCTACGCGCTTAATGCCACGACCAGTTTCGAACTGAACCGTGATGGCGTGCGGTGTACGATCAATCTGCCGCTCACCAATGTCTCTAGGTTGGGGGATTACTGA
- a CDS encoding response regulator yields the protein MADIKTMLAGRNVLLVEDDYLIAEDMTFELEAGGAKVIGPAASVAAAIELIGQTELIDGAIVDINLQGIMSWPVADALLRREVSFVFTTGYDSNFIPNCYVEIVRCEKPTLLDKAAKALFGYRDKA from the coding sequence ATGGCCGACATCAAGACCATGCTTGCCGGCCGCAATGTGCTGTTGGTCGAAGACGACTATTTAATTGCAGAGGATATGACCTTCGAGCTGGAAGCTGGCGGGGCCAAGGTCATTGGACCAGCGGCGAGCGTGGCTGCCGCCATCGAGCTGATCGGGCAGACGGAGCTTATCGATGGAGCGATCGTAGATATCAATTTACAGGGCATAATGTCTTGGCCAGTTGCCGACGCGCTCCTCCGACGCGAAGTGAGCTTCGTGTTTACCACCGGATATGACAGCAATTTTATTCCAAATTGCTACGTTGAAATAGTTCGCTGCGAAAAACCAACCCTTTTAGATAAGGCCGCGAAGGCGTTGTTTGGCTATCGCGACAAAGCATAA
- the istA gene encoding IS21 family transposase: MRKIREALRLHAGGLSTRKIAESLGVGQSTACDYLKRVERAGLSWPLAAQMTDAALEALLFHPTGGPNRLVEARPDWPAIHRELRRPGVTLSLLWEEYRAVHPEGYGYSRFCDLYRRWSGRLTPVMRQHHVAGERLFVDYAGTTLEVMDGATGEVRRAQLFVAALGASNLTYAEATWSQGLSDWIGAHCRAFSYLGGVPAQVVSDNLRSGVTKACFYEPAVNRTYADMAAHYGTAVVPARPRKPRDKAKVEVAVQIAQRWIAARLRNQRFFSLPELNAAIRVLLDQLNDRVTRHLGASRRDLFEEIERSALRSLPAEPYVFSEWKQCTVGLDYHVEVDKHYYSAPHSLLREKVWVRFTARTIEIFHLGKRVAAHARTSSNRKHTTVADHMPASHCECWT, encoded by the coding sequence ATGAGGAAGATCAGAGAAGCACTGCGGCTGCATGCTGGCGGGTTGTCGACGCGGAAGATTGCCGAAAGCCTCGGCGTCGGGCAGAGCACGGCGTGCGATTATCTCAAGCGGGTCGAGCGCGCCGGTCTGAGCTGGCCGCTTGCGGCGCAGATGACGGACGCGGCGCTGGAAGCGCTGCTGTTTCACCCGACCGGCGGCCCCAACCGTCTCGTCGAGGCCCGGCCGGACTGGCCAGCGATCCATCGTGAACTGAGGCGGCCGGGCGTGACCCTGTCGCTGCTCTGGGAGGAATACCGCGCGGTTCATCCCGAAGGTTATGGCTATAGCCGCTTCTGCGATCTCTACAGGCGCTGGAGCGGCCGGCTGACGCCGGTGATGCGCCAGCACCATGTCGCCGGCGAGCGGTTGTTCGTTGACTACGCCGGCACCACACTGGAGGTCATGGACGGAGCGACCGGCGAAGTTCGCCGGGCGCAGCTGTTCGTCGCCGCACTCGGCGCCTCGAACCTGACCTATGCCGAAGCAACCTGGAGCCAGGGGCTGTCCGACTGGATCGGCGCCCATTGCCGGGCATTCAGCTATCTCGGTGGGGTGCCGGCGCAGGTGGTGTCGGACAACCTGAGGTCCGGCGTCACCAAGGCCTGCTTCTATGAGCCCGCGGTGAACCGGACCTATGCCGACATGGCCGCGCATTACGGCACCGCGGTGGTGCCGGCCCGGCCGCGCAAACCGCGCGACAAGGCCAAGGTCGAGGTGGCGGTCCAGATCGCCCAACGCTGGATCGCGGCGCGCCTGCGCAATCAGCGCTTCTTTTCGTTGCCAGAACTGAACGCCGCGATCCGCGTCCTCCTCGATCAGCTGAACGACCGAGTGACCCGGCATCTCGGCGCCAGCCGGCGGGATCTGTTCGAAGAGATCGAGCGCTCGGCGCTCCGCTCCTTGCCAGCCGAGCCTTATGTCTTCTCCGAATGGAAGCAATGTACGGTCGGGCTCGACTACCATGTCGAGGTCGACAAGCATTACTACTCGGCGCCACACAGCCTGTTGCGCGAGAAGGTCTGGGTCCGTTTCACTGCCCGGACGATCGAGATCTTCCACCTTGGCAAGCGTGTCGCGGCCCACGCGAGGACCTCGTCCAACCGCAAGCATACCACCGTCGCCGATCACATGCCGGCCAGTCATTGTGAGTGCTGGACGTAA
- the istB gene encoding IS21-like element helper ATPase IstB yields MIPVTERIRQSMVSLHMARALETLDQTLSRLEKGEISAIEAIDELLAEELNLREGRRIGVALRTARLMPIKTLESFDFSFQPSLDRHRIMALAELEFIKRAEVLHFLGPPGTGKSHLATAIGVAAVRAGRSVYRCSLADMIEALTKAEREGRLTEKIRFYARASLLIVDEIGYLPITSGGANLFFQLVNARYEKGAMILTSNRGFAEWGEIFGDPVVATALLDRLLHHAVVVQIEGASYRLRHHTDLIPEHTRAHASITPPPPPKRRGRPLKNGGAHQLNG; encoded by the coding sequence ATGATCCCCGTCACCGAACGCATCCGCCAGAGCATGGTCAGCCTGCACATGGCTCGCGCCCTCGAGACACTGGATCAGACCCTCAGCCGATTGGAAAAGGGGGAGATCAGCGCGATCGAGGCAATCGACGAGCTACTGGCAGAGGAATTGAACCTGCGCGAAGGCCGGCGCATCGGCGTCGCATTGCGAACCGCGCGGCTGATGCCGATCAAGACGCTGGAAAGCTTCGACTTCTCCTTCCAGCCTTCACTGGACCGCCACCGCATCATGGCCCTGGCCGAGCTGGAGTTCATCAAGCGGGCCGAGGTGCTGCACTTCCTCGGCCCTCCAGGAACCGGAAAGAGCCATCTCGCCACGGCCATCGGTGTCGCGGCAGTAAGGGCCGGGCGCAGTGTGTATCGATGCTCCCTTGCCGATATGATCGAAGCCCTGACCAAGGCGGAGCGTGAAGGACGTCTGACCGAGAAGATCCGCTTCTATGCCCGTGCCTCCCTGCTGATTGTCGACGAGATCGGCTACCTGCCCATCACCAGCGGGGGCGCCAATCTGTTCTTCCAGCTCGTCAACGCGCGCTATGAGAAAGGCGCAATGATCCTGACCTCCAACCGGGGCTTCGCAGAATGGGGCGAGATCTTTGGTGATCCTGTCGTCGCGACGGCGCTTCTGGACCGCTTGCTTCATCATGCCGTCGTGGTCCAGATCGAGGGCGCCAGCTACCGGCTCAGACATCATACCGACCTGATCCCGGAACACACGCGCGCCCACGCCAGCATTACCCCGCCACCGCCGCCCAAACGCCGCGGTCGGCCGTTGAAAAACGGAGGCGCCCATCAACTGAACGGCTGA
- a CDS encoding transposase, translating to MILRDRSHPEQGFRSCLGIMRLAKPYGPEALEAACERALTIGARSYSSVNSILKNNLHRSSRPEPAADGPAIQHGNIRGPGYFH from the coding sequence GTGATCCTGCGCGATCGCAGCCACCCCGAGCAGGGCTTCCGCTCCTGCCTCGGTATCATGCGCCTGGCCAAACCCTATGGCCCCGAGGCGCTGGAAGCGGCCTGCGAGCGGGCGCTCACGATCGGGGCGCGGTCCTACTCTTCGGTGAACTCGATCCTGAAGAACAACCTGCATCGCAGCAGCCGGCCCGAACCCGCCGCGGACGGGCCCGCGATCCAGCACGGCAATATCCGTGGCCCCGGTTACTTCCATTGA
- the istB gene encoding IS21-like element helper ATPase IstB, which translates to MLTHPTLDQLRNLRLDGMAEAFVELQTQDATAELSHPEWLGLLVDREIASRNTRRFQTRMRAAKLRHIGAAIEDVDFRTPRRLDRMLFQQLATGRWIADARNLMITGPCGVGKTWLACALGQRACRDNLTVIYQRMPRLFVDLELAHGDGRFPRLFRSLVKADLLILDDWGPDRLTAGQRRDLMEIVEDRHDRGSILITSQLPVSAWHDVIGEPTFADAILDRLVHNAHRLNLDGPSMRRSGNPTENLDEGHSA; encoded by the coding sequence ATGCTCACCCACCCGACCCTGGACCAGCTCCGCAACTTGCGGCTCGACGGCATGGCCGAGGCGTTTGTCGAATTGCAGACGCAGGACGCCACCGCAGAACTGAGCCATCCCGAATGGCTCGGCCTGCTGGTCGACCGCGAGATCGCCAGCCGCAATACCCGCCGTTTCCAAACGCGCATGCGTGCAGCGAAGCTACGTCACATCGGCGCCGCAATCGAAGATGTCGACTTCCGCACTCCGCGTAGACTGGACCGAATGCTGTTCCAGCAGCTTGCCACCGGGCGCTGGATCGCAGACGCCCGCAATCTGATGATCACCGGGCCATGTGGCGTTGGAAAGACTTGGCTCGCTTGCGCCCTCGGCCAACGCGCCTGCCGCGACAACCTCACCGTCATCTATCAGCGGATGCCGCGCCTCTTCGTCGATCTCGAACTTGCCCACGGTGACGGGCGCTTTCCGCGCCTGTTCCGGTCCCTGGTGAAGGCTGACCTGCTCATCCTCGACGATTGGGGCCCGGATCGCCTGACCGCCGGCCAGCGGCGCGATCTGATGGAAATCGTCGAGGACCGGCATGACCGCGGCTCGATCCTGATCACCAGCCAGTTGCCGGTCTCGGCCTGGCACGACGTGATCGGCGAACCGACATTTGCCGATGCCATCCTCGACCGCTTGGTCCACAACGCCCATCGCCTCAACCTCGACGGGCCGTCAATGCGCCGCTCGGGTAATCCCACCGAAAATCTTGACGAAGGTCACAGCGCCTGA
- a CDS encoding IS256 family transposase has translation MEDDITITPLHQPGSVVDPLTEIARDGARQMLAAALRAEAASFVAQFAEERLPDGRQRVVHHGTGPERNIQTGIGPIPVQRQKVRDRAADAPPEDKIRFNSRILPKWARRSPSLDALLPVLYLRGVSTGDFQEALSALVGPDAPNLSPGAISRLTGEWQAEHDRWQRRNLSARRYVYVWADGVYLQARMEPQAECMLVIIGATPEGKKELLGFQVGVRESAQSWHELLVDLRARGLSAPPDLAVGDGALGFWKALDEIFPDTRHQRCWTHKVSNVLNKLPKSMHPAVKTDLREIWQAATRAAAETAVNTFVEKYGVKYEKAVACLTKDREALLAFYDFPAAHWDHLRTSNPIESVFATVRHRTVRTKGALSQKTAKLMVFKLVQAAAKKWRRLKGANQLPLVVEGVKFTDGVAEQDANESRAA, from the coding sequence TTGGAAGATGATATCACGATCACCCCGCTTCACCAGCCCGGATCTGTCGTTGATCCACTCACCGAGATTGCACGCGACGGCGCCCGGCAGATGCTGGCAGCGGCACTCAGGGCTGAGGCCGCGAGTTTTGTCGCGCAGTTTGCTGAGGAGCGCCTGCCCGATGGCAGGCAGCGCGTTGTCCACCACGGCACCGGCCCTGAGCGGAACATCCAGACCGGGATCGGCCCTATCCCGGTGCAGAGACAGAAGGTGCGCGACCGGGCAGCTGATGCGCCGCCGGAGGACAAGATCCGGTTCAATTCGCGCATTCTTCCGAAGTGGGCGCGCCGTTCGCCTAGCCTTGATGCTCTGCTTCCGGTCCTCTACTTGCGCGGCGTCTCGACTGGAGACTTCCAGGAGGCTCTGAGCGCGCTGGTCGGTCCGGATGCGCCCAACCTGTCGCCAGGAGCGATCTCGCGGCTCACGGGCGAGTGGCAAGCAGAACATGACCGCTGGCAACGCCGAAACCTCTCGGCCCGGCGCTACGTCTATGTCTGGGCCGACGGCGTGTATCTGCAGGCCCGGATGGAGCCGCAGGCCGAGTGCATGCTGGTGATCATCGGGGCGACGCCGGAAGGGAAGAAGGAGCTGCTGGGGTTCCAGGTTGGGGTCCGCGAGAGCGCGCAGAGCTGGCATGAACTGCTGGTCGACCTCAGGGCCCGCGGCCTCTCGGCGCCACCGGACCTCGCGGTCGGAGATGGTGCCCTTGGCTTCTGGAAGGCGCTGGATGAGATCTTCCCCGACACGCGCCACCAACGCTGTTGGACCCACAAGGTGTCCAACGTCCTGAACAAGCTTCCGAAGTCGATGCACCCGGCGGTGAAGACTGACCTGCGGGAGATCTGGCAAGCCGCGACCCGCGCGGCGGCAGAGACCGCCGTCAATACCTTCGTCGAGAAGTATGGCGTGAAATACGAGAAAGCCGTCGCCTGCCTGACCAAGGATCGAGAGGCACTGCTGGCCTTCTACGACTTCCCGGCCGCTCACTGGGACCACCTGCGCACGTCCAACCCGATCGAGAGCGTCTTCGCGACCGTCCGCCATCGCACCGTCCGAACCAAAGGCGCGTTGTCTCAGAAGACAGCGAAGCTGATGGTGTTCAAGCTGGTTCAGGCCGCAGCGAAGAAATGGCGACGACTGAAGGGCGCAAACCAGTTGCCTCTCGTCGTCGAAGGCGTCAAGTTCACTGACGGTGTCGCCGAGCAGGACGCCAACGAAAGCCGCGCCGCTTGA
- a CDS encoding family 16 glycosylhydrolase, producing the protein MNRDNRPKDLSRRGVLAMGPGAALASGLGLAGWRPALAADLDFDPEQDPTAGRTIIFEDPFLTLDREIWAAGPKAGTADPGFYGRAAFARWGGEEGFDPYAIVSDAEASHGTALQISAKYVGERMNVPHYYGNEEPEFQWISGNIQSARSDGTIMRGWRHGYFEARMLFPEHPLTWPAFWFLNARSILAPATSIEIDVVEHKGFEPHVYGAYLHEWGEPGERHESSGVTTEPDMTTSYNRYGVLLVSDQCVVYFNRRPIRDPATDEVLVWTLSRSAEMEAADDVFWPLITLALRSDYAFPDPLLETHKLTHMRTDYFRVYT; encoded by the coding sequence ATGAACCGGGACAACCGACCTAAGGACCTGTCACGCCGCGGCGTGCTGGCAATGGGCCCGGGCGCCGCTCTTGCGTCGGGGCTTGGTCTGGCGGGGTGGAGGCCCGCCTTGGCCGCGGATCTCGATTTCGATCCGGAACAGGATCCGACTGCTGGGCGCACGATCATCTTCGAGGATCCCTTCCTGACGCTTGACCGCGAGATATGGGCCGCCGGACCCAAGGCCGGTACGGCCGATCCGGGGTTCTATGGTCGGGCCGCCTTTGCCCGATGGGGCGGGGAAGAGGGTTTTGACCCCTATGCCATTGTCAGCGACGCCGAGGCCTCGCACGGGACGGCCCTTCAGATCTCGGCGAAATACGTCGGCGAAAGGATGAATGTGCCGCATTACTACGGCAACGAGGAACCCGAGTTTCAGTGGATCAGCGGCAATATCCAGTCGGCGCGTTCGGATGGCACGATCATGCGGGGCTGGCGGCACGGTTACTTCGAAGCGCGCATGCTGTTCCCCGAGCATCCGCTGACATGGCCTGCCTTCTGGTTTCTGAACGCCCGCAGCATTCTTGCTCCTGCCACCAGCATCGAGATCGACGTCGTCGAACACAAGGGGTTCGAGCCCCATGTCTACGGCGCCTATCTTCATGAATGGGGCGAACCCGGCGAACGACATGAAAGCAGCGGCGTGACGACCGAGCCCGACATGACCACAAGCTATAACCGCTACGGCGTCTTGCTGGTCAGCGATCAATGCGTGGTCTATTTCAACCGTCGCCCCATCCGCGATCCCGCAACTGACGAGGTGCTGGTATGGACACTGAGCCGATCGGCCGAGATGGAGGCGGCAGACGACGTCTTCTGGCCGCTTATCACACTGGCGTTGCGATCGGACTACGCATTCCCCGATCCGTTGCTGGAGACGCACAAGCTTACCCATATGCGCACCGATTATTTCCGGGTGTACACCTAG
- a CDS encoding glycosyltransferase family 4 protein, which yields MTLRILHLLNHTRRSNGHVHAAVDLACEQRRTGHDVMIASAGGDFDDLLTTTGVETALIDHTRKPRVLFDAVRALRRVVRTWRPDVVHAHMMTSAVLAWPVCRHAEIPLITTVHNGFEKSAILMGLGTRVIAVSAAVGVSMRARGVPARKLDVVLNGTIGSARFRNRDNRKAALTSPTIVFVGGLHPRKGLPDLMHGFAMAHARFPNSRLCVVGEGPHGKLYRQMAADLACADAVTFAGSQVDPYRWMLGADIFVLPSLADPAPLVLPEAREAGCAVIATRVDGIPELLEDGKAGILVPKSDPAAICAALCKLLEDPDTLADWRANSQIGIDRLRIDRVAKETLAVYAKGLESKARVAAVAGQEQ from the coding sequence ATGACGCTCCGGATCCTGCATCTGCTGAATCACACCCGGCGATCGAACGGTCATGTCCATGCTGCGGTCGATCTGGCCTGCGAGCAACGCCGGACCGGGCATGATGTGATGATCGCAAGTGCCGGTGGCGATTTTGACGATCTGCTCACGACGACAGGCGTCGAGACCGCGCTGATCGATCACACCCGAAAGCCGCGGGTCCTGTTCGACGCCGTCCGTGCGCTGCGACGTGTGGTCCGCACATGGCGACCCGATGTCGTTCACGCCCACATGATGACCAGCGCTGTCCTGGCCTGGCCGGTTTGCCGCCATGCCGAAATTCCGCTGATCACCACGGTCCATAACGGGTTCGAGAAAAGCGCGATCCTGATGGGGCTGGGCACACGTGTCATCGCGGTCAGCGCCGCGGTCGGCGTGTCGATGCGCGCGCGCGGCGTGCCGGCCCGAAAGCTGGATGTCGTGCTGAACGGCACCATCGGCTCTGCCCGGTTCCGCAACCGTGACAACCGCAAGGCCGCCCTGACTTCGCCCACGATCGTGTTCGTCGGGGGCCTGCATCCCAGAAAGGGCTTGCCGGACCTGATGCACGGCTTTGCCATGGCCCATGCCCGCTTCCCCAATTCGCGGCTTTGCGTGGTCGGGGAGGGTCCGCACGGCAAGCTGTACAGGCAGATGGCCGCGGATCTTGCATGCGCCGACGCGGTGACATTTGCCGGCAGTCAGGTTGATCCTTATCGCTGGATGCTGGGGGCCGACATCTTCGTGCTTCCGTCGCTGGCCGATCCTGCTCCGCTTGTGCTGCCGGAGGCGCGTGAGGCGGGGTGCGCGGTGATCGCCACGCGGGTCGACGGCATTCCCGAACTTCTCGAAGACGGAAAGGCAGGTATCCTGGTGCCAAAGTCAGACCCTGCCGCGATTTGCGCGGCACTTTGCAAGCTTCTTGAGGATCCCGATACCCTTGCCGACTGGCGGGCAAACAGTCAGATTGGCATTGATCGTCTGAGAATTGACCGCGTGGCCAAGGAGACCCTGGCAGTCTATGCCAAAGGCCTTGAAAGCAAGGCCCGCGTTGCGGCAGTTGCGGGGCAGGAACAATGA